In one window of Juglans regia cultivar Chandler chromosome 3, Walnut 2.0, whole genome shotgun sequence DNA:
- the LOC109011586 gene encoding uncharacterized protein LOC109011586 → MGTALTKSSSSGNEEKKGKEIDPKILGSCYDTHIANSPKEWTFAEFYRVVCDTVEEINKQLGCTQILVPKADKLQDAYKKYHPGEGKLTKDEFQKIFQEVVSGTGVAGIGIKDSVLYIFGVPLTAWAVKQRVLPRAIPNEIFIPVATSVTVLIMAKLNKL, encoded by the exons ATGGGCACAGCTCTGACGAAATCTTCTTCTTccg gaaatgaagaaaagaagggCAAAGAAATCGATCCGAAAATATTAGGAAGTTGCTACGATACGCATATTGCAAATTCCCCAAAGGAGTGGACGTTTGCTGAATTCTACAGGGTAGTATGCGACACGGTCGA GGAAATCAATAAACAACTTGGTTGCACACAAATTCTTGTACCAAAGGCTGACAAACTCCAAGACGCCTATAAA AAATACCACCCAGGTGAAGGAAAGTTGACGAAGGATGAGTTTCAAAAGATCTTCCAAGAAGTGGTTTCGGGCACAGGGGTTGCTGGCATTGGAATAAAGGATTCAGTACTCTACATCTTTGGTGTCCCATTAACTGCATGGGCGGTCAAGCAAAGAGTACTGCCACGAGCAATTCCTAATGAAATTTTCATCCCAGTCGCCACTTCTGTCACTGTCTTGATTATGGCAAAACTTAATAAGTTATGA